The proteins below are encoded in one region of Segatella copri:
- a CDS encoding restriction endonuclease subunit S: MSSYYEKILATGEVKCIDEEVPFEIPQGWEWERIGNLFETTSGSTPLSRNPDYYQNGSINWVRTTDLNNGVLCKTEIQITEKACSDYNLTILPQNSVCIAMYGGAGTIGKHSILQFDTTINQSVCAIKPNGYCNMDYLHIFIEYQRPYWMDFAAGSRKDPNINQLIIKHCLLPIPPQKEQTRIVEKLSLLHPYITQYGECQIKLDYINKEILDKFKKSILQEAIQGKLVPQLTEEGTAQDLLEQIKIEKQKLVKEGKLKKSALNDSVIFRDDDNRYCEKIGKSVQCIDEEIPFEIPESWVWCKFQDIANSELGKTMNKASDKGSEVPYLCSINVYWDKVDLSNVKVAPFSIAEKEKYLLQKGDLLICEGGEVGRCAIWSNDKTMYYQNALHRVRFYGNISSKFIQNVIRSYKTMGIIDKNSKGMTIKHFTKTALNSLYIPLPPFQEQQRIVAQIEKLFEQLH; encoded by the coding sequence ATGAGTTCCTATTATGAGAAGATACTTGCTACGGGAGAGGTGAAATGCATTGATGAGGAAGTGCCGTTTGAGATACCGCAGGGGTGGGAATGGGAACGCATTGGTAACCTTTTTGAGACAACAAGCGGTTCCACACCTCTAAGCAGAAATCCCGACTACTACCAAAATGGCAGCATTAATTGGGTTCGCACGACAGACTTAAATAATGGAGTTTTATGCAAGACGGAGATACAAATTACGGAAAAAGCTTGTTCAGACTACAACCTTACCATTCTCCCACAAAACTCGGTATGTATTGCGATGTATGGCGGTGCAGGAACGATTGGAAAACATAGCATTCTACAGTTCGATACAACCATCAATCAGTCAGTTTGTGCCATTAAGCCAAATGGATATTGCAATATGGATTATCTTCATATTTTTATCGAATATCAAAGACCTTATTGGATGGATTTTGCTGCTGGATCGAGAAAAGACCCGAATATAAATCAACTCATTATAAAGCATTGTCTATTACCTATCCCACCACAAAAGGAACAGACACGCATAGTAGAGAAGTTGAGCTTACTCCATCCATATATAACCCAATATGGAGAATGTCAAATAAAACTTGACTATATAAACAAAGAGATATTGGATAAATTTAAAAAGTCCATTTTACAGGAAGCAATTCAAGGAAAACTTGTTCCGCAACTTACAGAGGAGGGTACTGCTCAAGATTTGTTGGAGCAGATTAAGATAGAGAAGCAGAAACTCGTTAAGGAAGGTAAACTAAAGAAGTCTGCCCTCAATGACTCTGTTATTTTCCGTGATGACGATAACAGGTATTGCGAGAAGATAGGAAAGTCGGTGCAGTGCATTGATGAAGAGATTCCGTTTGAGATACCAGAAAGCTGGGTGTGGTGTAAATTTCAAGACATAGCAAATAGCGAACTTGGAAAAACGATGAATAAGGCTTCTGACAAAGGAAGCGAAGTTCCATATTTATGCTCAATAAATGTATATTGGGATAAAGTAGATTTATCTAATGTAAAAGTTGCTCCCTTTTCCATTGCAGAGAAAGAAAAGTATTTATTACAAAAAGGAGATTTGCTTATTTGCGAAGGTGGCGAGGTTGGAAGATGTGCAATATGGAGTAATGATAAAACTATGTATTATCAAAATGCATTGCATAGAGTAAGATTTTATGGGAACATCAGTTCCAAGTTTATACAAAATGTTATAAGGAGCTATAAAACTATGGGCATCATAGATAAGAATAGTAAAGGAATGACTATTAAGCATTTTACAAAAACGGCATTAAATAGCTTGTATATTCCCTTGCCACCCTTTCAAGAGCAACAACGCATTGTTGCTCAAATAGAAAAACTATTTGAGCAACTGCATTAA
- a CDS encoding PDDEXK nuclease domain-containing protein has product MANEITKTSDNIEDLLDKVSGLIEQARTYVKTSVNTAEVYTKYYIGKYIVEYEQEGNVRAQYGKQVLQELSKSLTARFGAGWSYPNLRNIRQFYIVYAKRSTTGFPFENKNANQWLANSKDSDNQMFKLSWSHYLILMRVENPDARSFYEIECVQQQWSKRQLSRQVGSCLYERLALSREKDEVMRLAKEGQTVEKPSDVIKSPLTLEFLGLKPDAAYSESKLENAIISKMQQFLLELGKGFLFEARQKRFTFDEDNYYVDLVFYNRLLQCYVLIDLKTDKLSHQDLGQMQMYVNYYDRFVKQDFEKPTIGILLCESKNDALVELTLPKDSHVYASAYQLYLPDKALLQAKVKEWIAEFEENNIG; this is encoded by the coding sequence ATGGCAAACGAAATAACAAAGACTTCGGATAATATTGAAGACCTACTTGATAAGGTGTCTGGTCTTATAGAACAGGCAAGGACTTACGTGAAGACTTCGGTCAATACTGCTGAGGTCTATACCAAGTATTATATAGGCAAGTATATAGTGGAGTATGAACAGGAAGGGAATGTTCGTGCGCAATATGGAAAGCAAGTCTTGCAAGAATTGTCAAAGAGTTTGACTGCTCGTTTTGGGGCAGGTTGGTCATATCCAAATCTCCGCAATATTAGGCAATTCTATATTGTATATGCAAAAAGGTCAACCACTGGTTTCCCTTTTGAAAACAAAAATGCTAACCAGTGGTTAGCAAATTCGAAAGATAGTGATAATCAGATGTTTAAGCTTTCTTGGAGTCATTATTTGATTCTGATGCGAGTGGAAAATCCAGACGCTCGTTCTTTCTATGAAATAGAGTGCGTCCAACAGCAATGGTCAAAAAGACAGCTGAGTCGTCAAGTGGGCAGTTGCCTCTATGAGCGATTGGCTTTGAGCCGTGAAAAAGATGAGGTGATGCGTTTGGCAAAGGAAGGTCAAACTGTAGAGAAACCTTCTGATGTTATCAAAAGTCCTTTGACCTTGGAATTCTTGGGCTTGAAGCCAGATGCCGCTTACTCTGAGTCGAAGTTGGAGAATGCCATTATCAGCAAGATGCAACAGTTCCTACTCGAATTAGGCAAAGGCTTCCTCTTCGAGGCACGCCAGAAGCGTTTCACCTTTGATGAAGACAATTATTATGTAGATTTGGTCTTCTATAATAGATTGTTGCAATGCTATGTCCTTATTGATTTGAAAACAGATAAGCTTTCTCATCAAGACCTTGGACAGATGCAGATGTATGTCAACTATTATGACCGCTTTGTGAAGCAAGACTTCGAGAAACCAACCATCGGCATTTTGCTTTGTGAGAGTAAGAACGATGCACTTGTAGAGTTAACTTTGCCGAAAGACTCTCATGTATATGCTTCTGCGTATCAATTATATTTGCCAGACAAGGCTTTGCTGCAAGCCAAGGTAAAGGAATGGATTGCAGAGTTTGAGGAAAACAATATAGGTTAA
- a CDS encoding restriction endonuclease subunit S: MNGKQLKNSILQWAIQGKLVPQDPNDEPASVLLDKIRQEKERLIKEKKIKRDKNASIIYRGEDNSYYEKILATGEVKCIDEEIPFEVPKGWEWCRFSSLYLSLTDGTHSTPKYTLSGIPFISVKDMSSGVIDFSNTKYISKEEHQKLSDRCHPQKGDLLLSKVGTTGIPAMVTTDREFSLFVSVALIKLIQCDINREFLVFMIQSPLVQEQAKENTRGVGNKNWVLSAVSKTLMVVPPLEEQGRIKNRLNLILSYVERYSSSQDKLDLLNANIVTDLKKSILQEAIQGKLVPQIAEEGTAQELLEQIKAEKQKLVKEGILKKSALNDSVVFRGDDNRYYEKIGKKYVDITEQIPFDLPDSWSWARGKSVFMPMESTKPSSDFVYIDVDAVNNRLNIIDKPKKVRIENAPSRATRKLHKNDLLFSMVRPYLKNIALVDDIYKDAIASTGFYVITPSLGYYPMFLYYLMLSNYVVDGLNSFMKGDNSPSINNCHIENYLYPLPPIEEQQRIVEKIEQLMQLLK; encoded by the coding sequence ATGAATGGAAAGCAATTAAAGAATAGCATATTACAATGGGCGATACAAGGCAAACTTGTACCGCAAGACCCTAATGACGAACCTGCAAGCGTTTTGCTTGATAAGATTCGTCAAGAGAAAGAACGCTTGATTAAGGAGAAAAAAATCAAGCGTGACAAGAACGCATCTATTATCTACCGTGGTGAGGACAATTCCTATTATGAGAAGATACTTGCTACGGGAGAGGTGAAATGCATTGATGAGGAGATTCCATTTGAAGTGCCTAAGGGGTGGGAATGGTGTAGATTTTCAAGTTTGTATCTATCTTTAACAGACGGAACTCATTCTACACCTAAATATACACTTTCAGGTATTCCTTTTATCTCTGTAAAGGATATGAGTTCTGGAGTTATTGATTTTTCAAACACAAAATATATATCCAAAGAAGAACACCAAAAGCTTTCTGATAGATGCCATCCCCAAAAAGGAGATTTGTTGTTGTCAAAAGTTGGAACTACAGGAATACCTGCCATGGTTACAACAGATAGAGAGTTTAGTCTTTTTGTAAGTGTAGCGTTAATAAAACTCATACAATGTGACATAAATAGAGAGTTCTTAGTCTTTATGATTCAATCACCATTGGTTCAAGAACAGGCTAAAGAAAATACAAGAGGAGTAGGAAATAAAAATTGGGTATTGTCGGCGGTATCAAAAACGTTAATGGTTGTTCCGCCATTAGAAGAACAAGGAAGAATTAAGAACAGGTTAAATTTGATTTTGTCATATGTAGAAAGATATAGTTCTTCGCAGGATAAATTAGACCTACTTAATGCAAATATAGTAACAGACTTAAAGAAATCCATTCTGCAAGAAGCTATACAAGGCAAGCTTGTACCACAAATAGCCGAAGAAGGAACTGCACAAGAACTGCTTGAACAGATAAAGGCAGAGAAACAGAAACTCGTCAAAGAAGGCATACTCAAAAAGTCTGCCCTCAACGATTCTGTTGTTTTCCGTGGTGACGATAACAGGTACTATGAGAAGATTGGGAAAAAGTACGTGGATATAACAGAGCAAATACCATTTGATTTGCCCGATTCTTGGAGTTGGGCAAGAGGCAAGTCTGTATTTATGCCTATGGAATCAACAAAGCCATCATCTGATTTCGTTTATATAGATGTAGATGCCGTCAATAATAGGCTAAACATTATAGACAAACCTAAAAAGGTAAGAATTGAAAATGCTCCAAGTCGAGCAACGAGAAAACTTCATAAAAACGATTTGTTGTTTTCAATGGTTCGTCCCTACTTGAAAAATATAGCTTTGGTTGATGATATATATAAAGATGCCATTGCAAGTACAGGATTCTATGTCATTACCCCAAGTTTAGGGTATTATCCTATGTTCCTGTATTATTTGATGCTATCAAATTATGTGGTTGATGGATTAAATTCGTTTATGAAGGGCGACAACTCACCCTCCATAAACAACTGTCATATAGAAAATTATCTATACCCATTGCCTCCAATAGAGGAACAACAACGCATTGTTGAAAAGATAGAGCAATTAATGCAGTTGCTCAAATAG
- a CDS encoding tyrosine-type recombinase/integrase encodes MELDKFEEFLSQGNMAKNTISAYLYAVKEFGSRHKELNKRNLLVYKTYLIETYKPKTVNLRIQALNKYLVSVGKTKLRLKSVKVQQRSYLENVISNADYTFLKNKLKKEDNLEWYFVVRFLAATGARVSELVQIKVEHVQVGYYDIYTKGGKIRRIYIPKTLRTETEKWLQTLNRTSGYLFLNRFGERITTRGISQQLKNYAMKYGLNEKVVYPHSFRHRYAKNFLEKFNDIALLADLMGHESIETTRIYLRRSSIEQQEIVDKVITW; translated from the coding sequence ATGGAATTAGACAAATTTGAAGAGTTCCTAAGCCAAGGCAATATGGCTAAGAACACGATTTCGGCATATCTGTATGCCGTGAAGGAGTTTGGCTCTCGACACAAAGAGTTGAACAAGAGAAACTTGTTGGTTTACAAGACCTACTTGATTGAGACTTACAAACCAAAGACGGTGAACCTCCGTATTCAGGCGTTGAACAAGTACCTTGTATCTGTGGGCAAGACGAAACTCCGCTTGAAGTCGGTCAAGGTGCAGCAACGTTCTTATCTGGAGAATGTCATCAGCAATGCCGACTACACCTTCTTGAAAAACAAGTTGAAGAAGGAAGACAACTTGGAGTGGTACTTTGTGGTGCGTTTCTTAGCTGCGACTGGTGCCAGAGTGAGCGAACTTGTGCAAATCAAGGTTGAGCACGTGCAAGTAGGCTATTACGACATCTACACCAAGGGTGGCAAGATACGGCGTATCTATATCCCCAAGACATTGCGCACGGAAACAGAAAAGTGGTTGCAGACACTCAACCGCACAAGTGGCTATCTCTTTCTTAATCGCTTTGGCGAGCGCATCACGACAAGAGGCATATCACAGCAGTTGAAGAACTATGCGATGAAGTATGGCTTGAATGAAAAAGTGGTGTACCCTCACTCGTTCCGCCATCGTTATGCCAAGAATTTCTTGGAGAAGTTCAACGACATTGCCCTGCTTGCAGACCTTATGGGGCATGAAAGCATCGAAACGACACGTATCTATCTGCGAAGAAGCAGCATTGAGCAACAAGAAATCGTAGATAAGGTTATCACTTGGTAA
- a CDS encoding VapE domain-containing protein, whose product MMNISTFINMASKIPSPGQLEGLVTFMKEDEKLRFFTESYRKTGNKSYKHDAPLFAVACIFEGGKGKDNIRSLTHLSLVDFDHITEKPDDGTLHSLKERICHDAHTLLCYVTMSGNGLRVIYRYEGDDYPAAFAMGNDYYAHLIGKESDPLCKNITRLSGLAYDPEVYFNPEATAFSAEEISHFHSATLKTAQKKKKQERIADYYEQIVKPKLENEKIRYEPGNHNQYVMRVGYMMAKKRYDRKEATQWAIRQFPEYDSVEQVFKSCYDNTTHPQKARAETGKIPYATVDEIKDFLDGHIKLRFNLITLRYEYLKGKWRILQDRDLNTQWSNMSLTARVSKSDMINVIESDYTPPYNPFTDYLENLPPWQEGDKDYIAELAATVKMKGDPVMPFCEALRKWLVAMIAGWIDEGAVNNVILVFIGRQGAYKTTWFNYLLPPELKQYFYTKANARRMTKDDIIALSQYALICYEELDTMSPSELNQLKAVVTMQYTNERAAYGHYAEQRKHINTFCGTGNNPEFLSDPTGNRRWLPYEIESILSPREHPFNYEGIYAQAYALYKSDFRYWFTDEEIEKQNRHNRAFEAPRLEQELVDLYFRKPTEAETGEFVSIARAMQIISCNISQKLNSSKLGKAFNDLGFEKMRTKHSRGYRAIVRTAEEIKAYQVSVCINPPQCDDDAPF is encoded by the coding sequence ATGATGAACATCAGTACATTCATTAACATGGCCAGCAAGATTCCTTCACCTGGCCAGTTGGAAGGCCTGGTAACCTTCATGAAGGAAGATGAGAAACTCAGGTTTTTCACCGAGTCTTACCGGAAAACGGGGAATAAGTCGTACAAACACGATGCACCCCTCTTCGCCGTAGCCTGCATCTTCGAAGGCGGAAAAGGCAAGGACAACATCCGGAGTCTCACACATCTGTCACTGGTCGACTTCGACCACATCACAGAAAAACCGGATGACGGCACCCTGCACTCGCTCAAAGAGAGAATCTGCCACGATGCCCACACCCTGCTCTGCTACGTTACCATGAGCGGCAACGGACTGCGCGTCATCTACCGCTACGAAGGCGATGATTATCCCGCCGCCTTCGCCATGGGAAACGACTACTACGCGCATCTCATCGGCAAGGAAAGCGATCCGCTCTGCAAGAACATCACAAGGCTCAGCGGACTCGCCTACGACCCCGAAGTCTATTTCAATCCCGAAGCCACAGCCTTCAGCGCCGAGGAAATCAGCCATTTCCATTCAGCTACGCTCAAGACCGCACAGAAGAAAAAGAAACAGGAACGCATCGCCGACTACTACGAGCAGATCGTCAAACCCAAGCTGGAAAACGAAAAAATCAGGTACGAACCCGGCAACCACAACCAGTATGTGATGCGGGTGGGCTACATGATGGCAAAGAAACGGTACGACAGGAAAGAAGCCACCCAGTGGGCTATCAGGCAGTTTCCCGAATACGACAGTGTAGAACAGGTGTTCAAATCGTGCTACGACAACACCACTCACCCACAGAAGGCGAGGGCAGAAACCGGAAAGATTCCCTATGCCACCGTAGATGAAATCAAAGACTTCCTCGACGGGCATATCAAACTCCGCTTCAACCTCATCACCCTGCGCTACGAGTATCTGAAGGGGAAATGGCGAATCCTCCAGGACCGCGATCTGAATACGCAATGGAGCAACATGTCGCTAACCGCAAGGGTGAGCAAGAGCGACATGATCAATGTCATCGAGAGCGACTATACCCCGCCCTACAATCCCTTCACCGATTATCTGGAGAATCTCCCACCCTGGCAGGAAGGTGACAAGGATTATATTGCCGAACTCGCTGCCACGGTAAAGATGAAGGGAGACCCCGTGATGCCCTTCTGTGAAGCCCTCAGGAAATGGCTCGTGGCGATGATAGCAGGATGGATAGACGAAGGTGCCGTCAACAATGTCATCCTGGTATTCATCGGCAGACAGGGCGCCTACAAGACCACCTGGTTCAACTATCTCCTGCCGCCGGAACTGAAGCAATACTTCTATACGAAGGCGAATGCCAGGCGCATGACGAAGGATGATATCATCGCCCTTTCGCAGTATGCACTCATCTGTTATGAAGAGCTCGACACGATGAGTCCATCGGAACTGAACCAGCTGAAAGCTGTGGTAACGATGCAGTATACCAACGAAAGGGCGGCATACGGCCATTATGCCGAGCAGCGCAAGCATATCAACACCTTCTGCGGCACGGGCAACAATCCCGAGTTTTTGAGCGACCCTACCGGTAACCGTCGCTGGCTGCCCTACGAGATAGAGAGCATCCTCTCGCCCCGTGAGCATCCGTTCAATTACGAAGGCATCTACGCCCAGGCTTACGCCCTCTACAAGAGTGATTTCCGCTACTGGTTCACCGATGAGGAGATAGAAAAGCAGAACCGGCACAACCGCGCTTTTGAGGCGCCTAGACTAGAACAGGAACTTGTGGATCTCTACTTCCGAAAGCCAACGGAGGCGGAGACAGGGGAGTTCGTGTCCATAGCCAGAGCGATGCAGATCATCAGTTGCAACATCTCTCAGAAGCTGAACAGTTCGAAACTGGGCAAGGCTTTCAATGATCTCGGATTCGAAAAGATGCGCACCAAGCACAGCCGTGGTTACAGGGCAATCGTCCGTACAGCCGAGGAAATCAAGGCTTACCAGGTATCCGTCTGTATCAACCCGCCGCAATGCGATGATGATGCCCCCTTCTAG